The Candidatus Manganitrophus noduliformans genome includes a window with the following:
- a CDS encoding protealysin inhibitor emfourin codes for MEDHRPKNSIQPFFPALLLSLLIALQGCGKNLGPEGEEFFRKERDVQVRFVRSGGLAGMRTAAVIDSESLPEEEEKRLRDLIDRAGFFGLPEEIPGPARPDEFRYSITVEIDGKQHRVRTTETAAPEQLRPLIEWLNEAARRETARTG; via the coding sequence ATGGAGGATCATCGGCCGAAAAACTCTATCCAACCATTCTTCCCCGCTCTTCTCCTTTCCCTTCTGATCGCCCTTCAAGGCTGCGGAAAAAACCTCGGCCCTGAAGGGGAAGAATTCTTCCGGAAGGAGCGCGACGTGCAGGTCCGCTTCGTGCGCTCCGGCGGGCTGGCCGGGATGCGGACGGCCGCCGTCATCGATTCGGAGTCGCTCCCGGAAGAGGAAGAAAAGCGCCTTCGCGATTTGATCGACCGCGCCGGCTTCTTCGGCCTTCCGGAGGAGATTCCCGGCCCGGCCCGGCCCGACGAATTCCGCTACAGCATTACCGTCGAGATCGACGGCAAGCAACACCGCGTCCGCACCACAGAGACCGCCGCTCCGGAGCAATTAAGACCGCTGATAGAGTGGCTGAACGAGGCCGCAAGAAGGGAGACGGCGCGCACCGGTTGA
- a CDS encoding M4 family metallopeptidase yields the protein MTHRCNPLYCIIPPHILRNVAERGNSNQKASAWRALSISDQIRGHRQALAPIAPLLMTPLIGAKGRSVYDAQQEDELPGKLVRNEGDLPTGDPAVDEAYDGAGATYDLFIEIFERNSIDDRGMRLISTVHFLKGYDNAFWNGQQMVYGDGDEDMPEQDRLWNRFTSSIDVIGHELTHGVTQFEANLAYRFQSGALNESMSDVFGSLVKQRTQNQTADRADWLIGEGLFTSNVNAAAIRSMKAPGSAYDDPVLGKDPQPAHMKDYKKLAFWEDNGGVHINSGIPNHAFYRVATELGGHAWEKAGMIWYVALRDRIRWNSGFQSAANHTFQVAGELFGPGSKEQQAVKNGWSQVGINIEAKAKKAAA from the coding sequence ATGACCCATCGGTGCAACCCGCTTTACTGTATCATTCCACCTCACATCCTCCGGAACGTGGCGGAGCGAGGCAACTCAAATCAGAAGGCGTCGGCCTGGCGCGCGTTATCCATTTCCGATCAGATCCGCGGACATCGCCAAGCGCTCGCGCCGATCGCCCCGCTTTTGATGACCCCCCTCATCGGCGCCAAGGGAAGATCGGTTTACGACGCGCAGCAGGAAGACGAGCTCCCCGGGAAGCTGGTCCGAAACGAGGGGGACCTACCGACCGGCGATCCCGCCGTCGATGAAGCCTACGACGGCGCGGGGGCGACCTACGATCTCTTCATCGAAATCTTCGAGCGAAACTCAATCGACGACCGCGGAATGAGGCTGATCTCGACCGTCCACTTCCTCAAAGGCTACGACAACGCCTTCTGGAACGGCCAGCAGATGGTCTACGGAGACGGCGACGAAGACATGCCGGAGCAAGATCGCCTCTGGAACCGATTTACCTCCTCGATCGATGTGATCGGGCACGAGCTGACCCACGGCGTGACGCAATTTGAGGCGAACCTCGCCTACCGGTTTCAATCGGGAGCGCTGAATGAGTCGATGTCCGATGTCTTCGGCTCGCTGGTCAAGCAGCGGACCCAAAACCAAACCGCCGACCGGGCCGACTGGCTGATCGGAGAGGGTCTCTTCACCTCAAACGTGAATGCAGCCGCAATCCGGTCGATGAAGGCGCCGGGGAGCGCCTACGATGATCCCGTCCTCGGAAAAGATCCGCAGCCGGCTCACATGAAAGATTACAAGAAGCTCGCCTTCTGGGAAGACAACGGCGGCGTTCACATTAACTCCGGGATCCCGAACCATGCCTTCTACCGAGTGGCAACGGAGCTTGGCGGCCACGCCTGGGAAAAAGCGGGGATGATCTGGTATGTCGCCCTGCGGGATCGAATTCGATGGAACTCGGGGTTTCAGAGCGCTGCGAATCATACTTTCCAGGTAGCCGGCGAGCTCTTCGGTCCGGGGAGCAAGGAACAGCAAGCGGTGAAAAACGGCTGGTCCCAGGTCGGGATTAATATCGAGGCAAAAGCGAAAAAGGCCGCAGCCTGA
- a CDS encoding peptidoglycan-binding domain-containing protein, producing the protein MPFYRRGSKGPEVERIQARLKELGYYRGPVDGDFGGGTESAVKLFQKAKRLTIDGIVGQQSWTLLFAEEIPPPAILQKSLAYRCLALTGTFETNAPVPDCFAGLSGDFDGQGISFGVLQWNLGQGSLQPLLAEMNRKHPKRLRELLHNNYPLFVTFLKADRAEQIAWARSVQDPIRHTIFEPWRGLLKGLGRMPEFQEIEAAHAETIYQSAQKLCRSYKLWSERAVALMFDIVVQNGSISNIVRAQILHDCEKIDPNLDEEETEVARMTIIANRRAEAANPRWVEDVRARKLCCARGAGRVHGTEIDLEGQYGIGLREASMKERGGIR; encoded by the coding sequence ATGCCTTTCTATCGTCGCGGTTCCAAAGGTCCCGAGGTCGAGCGGATTCAGGCGCGGTTAAAAGAGCTCGGTTATTATCGCGGCCCCGTCGACGGCGACTTCGGCGGCGGGACCGAGAGCGCGGTCAAATTGTTTCAAAAGGCCAAGCGGCTTACAATCGACGGCATCGTCGGACAACAGAGCTGGACGCTTCTGTTCGCCGAGGAGATTCCGCCCCCGGCGATCCTTCAAAAATCGCTCGCCTACCGTTGTTTGGCCTTGACGGGAACGTTCGAAACGAACGCCCCCGTCCCCGACTGCTTCGCCGGCCTCTCGGGCGATTTCGACGGGCAAGGGATCAGCTTCGGCGTCCTTCAGTGGAATCTCGGCCAGGGGAGCTTGCAGCCGCTCTTGGCGGAGATGAATCGGAAACATCCGAAGCGACTTCGCGAACTCCTCCATAACAACTATCCTTTGTTCGTCACCTTCCTCAAGGCCGACCGGGCCGAGCAGATCGCCTGGGCGCGATCGGTCCAGGACCCGATCCGGCACACGATCTTCGAACCGTGGCGCGGGCTCCTCAAAGGGTTGGGCCGGATGCCTGAATTTCAAGAGATCGAGGCGGCCCACGCAGAGACCATTTATCAGTCGGCCCAAAAGCTCTGCAGGTCCTACAAGCTCTGGTCGGAGCGGGCGGTGGCGTTGATGTTCGACATCGTCGTCCAGAACGGCAGCATCTCCAACATCGTTCGCGCCCAGATCCTTCACGACTGCGAGAAGATCGACCCCAACTTGGATGAAGAGGAAACCGAGGTGGCCCGGATGACGATCATCGCCAACCGCCGCGCCGAGGCGGCGAATCCGCGATGGGTGGAGGATGTCCGCGCCCGCAAACTTTGCTGCGCCCGCGGAGCCGGCCGGGTCCATGGAACCGAGATCGATCTGGAGGGCCAATACGGAATCGGCCTGCGGGAGGCCTCGATGAAGGAGCGGGGCGGGATTCGGTAA
- a CDS encoding S8 family peptidase: MAKRPKKKGVTAKEAAADQSNLSIIYIHGIANKPAPAVLKRQWDMALFGVDMGSRTRMAYWADIRYPQPLPSTMTEAKAMILSESYRPRSDEEIIDESKRLAPYGKDAEAFAQKLAKRMLDQSKKDQIRAQDGTLDVKDVQAKILPPWIRRSATEWITKQFIEDVAAYFYNQEQRKAIQERFRSLLNPEGGPYFVIAHSLGTVISYDIMRELTAGSGAQTPYYITLGSPLGIDEVQDNLRKPVRIPAPVKQWDNFADLLDPVAFDKSLSGEFAPTGKIDDDIVINRDTLRLSGFNPHSATGYLATKNVQTTVRKILGSSFAEPLSPFIVARDLAAEMADPTERFPVLIELKEEMTGKTLEEKRKNLIEELTRLTDRQRAAKIDPLRRFVAAELTSIEIDTLAVRHPQLQIARIWKNSEKRALLDKSTHVVQAYTAQLGYGATGRGITWAVLDTGIAADHPHFKTYNNIAAQWDCTGIGAPRMPKTGDVGDGSGHGTHVAGIIAGSGTGENALYRGMAPEAKLHIYKVLDDDGRGSDSWVIKALDHIASINEASPSLVIHGVNLSLGGPFDPTVYGTGFSPLCRELRRLWRMGVVVCIAAGNEGRLIIETFAGQQELNLDLSIGDPANLDEGIAVGSVHKEQPHLYGISYFSSRGPTADGRAKPDLVAPGERIVSCNARFAAKRPATHYVPMSGTSMACPHVSGIVAAFLSSRREFIGRPDQVKAFLLSHCTDLKRDRYHQGAGMPNLVRMLAET, translated from the coding sequence TTTACATCCATGGGATCGCGAACAAACCGGCCCCGGCGGTCTTGAAGCGCCAGTGGGACATGGCCCTCTTCGGGGTCGATATGGGATCGCGCACCCGGATGGCGTATTGGGCCGACATCCGCTATCCGCAGCCGCTCCCCTCTACGATGACGGAGGCCAAGGCGATGATCCTTTCGGAGAGCTACCGCCCCCGCTCCGACGAGGAGATCATCGACGAAAGCAAGCGGCTCGCGCCGTATGGCAAAGACGCGGAGGCGTTCGCCCAGAAGCTCGCCAAGCGGATGCTCGATCAGTCGAAGAAAGATCAGATCAGAGCGCAGGATGGGACACTGGATGTGAAAGATGTCCAGGCGAAGATCCTCCCCCCTTGGATCCGGCGCTCGGCGACCGAGTGGATCACCAAGCAGTTCATCGAAGATGTCGCCGCCTATTTTTACAATCAGGAGCAGCGCAAGGCGATTCAGGAACGGTTTCGGTCTCTCTTGAACCCGGAGGGGGGACCGTACTTCGTGATCGCCCACAGCCTCGGAACGGTCATCTCCTACGACATCATGAGGGAGCTGACCGCCGGCAGCGGCGCCCAGACCCCCTACTACATCACCCTCGGCTCGCCGCTCGGAATCGACGAGGTCCAAGACAATCTTCGAAAACCGGTTCGGATTCCGGCGCCGGTGAAGCAGTGGGACAACTTCGCCGACCTGCTCGATCCGGTCGCCTTCGACAAGTCCCTCTCCGGCGAGTTCGCCCCGACCGGGAAAATCGACGACGACATCGTGATTAACCGCGACACGCTTCGGTTGAGCGGCTTCAATCCCCACTCGGCGACCGGCTATCTCGCCACGAAAAATGTCCAGACGACGGTAAGGAAAATTTTAGGATCGAGCTTCGCCGAGCCGCTCTCGCCCTTCATCGTGGCGCGCGACCTCGCGGCCGAGATGGCCGACCCGACCGAGCGATTCCCCGTCCTGATTGAATTGAAGGAGGAGATGACCGGAAAAACGCTCGAAGAGAAGCGAAAGAATCTGATCGAGGAGCTGACGCGGCTGACGGACCGTCAGCGCGCCGCGAAGATAGATCCGCTCAGGCGTTTCGTGGCGGCCGAATTGACCTCCATCGAGATCGACACCCTGGCGGTGCGGCACCCGCAGCTCCAAATCGCCCGAATCTGGAAGAACAGCGAGAAGCGGGCGCTGCTCGACAAATCGACCCACGTCGTCCAGGCCTATACCGCCCAGCTCGGCTACGGCGCCACCGGACGCGGGATCACCTGGGCGGTGCTGGACACCGGTATCGCCGCGGACCATCCGCACTTCAAAACCTACAACAACATCGCCGCCCAATGGGACTGCACCGGGATCGGCGCTCCAAGGATGCCGAAGACCGGGGACGTCGGCGACGGAAGCGGGCACGGCACTCACGTCGCCGGGATCATCGCAGGCAGCGGGACCGGCGAGAACGCCCTCTACCGTGGGATGGCGCCGGAGGCGAAGCTTCACATCTACAAAGTCCTCGACGACGACGGCCGGGGGAGCGACTCGTGGGTAATCAAGGCCCTCGACCACATCGCCAGCATTAACGAGGCCTCGCCCAGTCTGGTGATCCACGGGGTGAACCTCAGCCTCGGCGGCCCGTTCGATCCGACCGTCTACGGCACCGGCTTCTCCCCCCTTTGCCGGGAGCTGCGGCGGCTCTGGCGGATGGGGGTGGTCGTCTGCATCGCGGCGGGGAACGAGGGACGGCTGATCATCGAGACCTTCGCGGGGCAGCAGGAGTTGAACCTCGATCTCTCGATCGGCGATCCGGCCAATCTGGACGAAGGGATCGCCGTCGGATCGGTCCACAAGGAGCAGCCGCACCTCTACGGGATCTCTTATTTCTCCTCGCGCGGCCCGACCGCCGACGGCCGGGCGAAGCCCGATCTGGTGGCGCCGGGCGAGCGGATCGTCTCCTGCAACGCCCGGTTCGCCGCGAAAAGACCGGCGACCCACTATGTGCCGATGAGCGGGACGAGCATGGCCTGCCCGCATGTCTCCGGGATCGTCGCCGCCTTTCTCTCCTCCCGCCGCGAGTTCATCGGCCGGCCCGATCAGGTCAAAGCGTTCCTGCTGTCGCACTGCACCGATCTGAAAAGAGACCGCTACCATCAAGGCGCCGGCATGCCGAATCTGGTGAGGATGCTGGCGGAAACATAA